From one Trachemys scripta elegans isolate TJP31775 chromosome 14, CAS_Tse_1.0, whole genome shotgun sequence genomic stretch:
- the LOC117887678 gene encoding LOW QUALITY PROTEIN: CMRF35-like molecule 3 (The sequence of the model RefSeq protein was modified relative to this genomic sequence to represent the inferred CDS: substituted 1 base at 1 genomic stop codon) encodes MRSFLVWAWILFPGCWALSGPREVSGPLGGSMSVQCQYDERYQNYKKYXCRGKDWLSCSIAVQTISSEAEVVGDRVSIQDNHTQFTFTVTMESLTVGDQDIYWCGIEKSGFDKMFAVNVSVFPAVPTSPPTTPEKDLTVATSPWTVLAGSPSISQRSIPNLVLYILIPSVLLVLLLILFIAVKFRRASQRRSKGKNSLINFASKCHLILQMVQPNNFASFLRTLLSLSPK; translated from the exons ATGAGGAGTTTCCTTGTCTGGGCTTGGATTCTTTTCCCAG GCTGTTGGGCTCTGTCCGGCCCTAGGGAGGTGAGCGGTCCCTTGGGAGGGTCGATGTCTGTCCAGTGTCAGTACGATGAGCGGTACCAGAACTATAAGAAATACTAGTGCAGAGGAAAAGACTGGTTATCCTGCTCCATAGCTGTTCAGACCATCAGTTCAGAGGCCGAGGTGGTAGGGGACAGAGTCTCCATCCAAGACAATCACACGCAGTTCACGTTCACTGTTACCATGGAGAGCCTGACAGTGGGCGACCAGGATATTTACTGGTGTGGGATAGAGAAGAGCGGCTTTGACAAGATGTTTGCTGTCAACGTGTCTGTTTTCCCAG CTGTTCCTACCTCACCACCGACGACACCAGAAAAGGACCTGACCGTTGCCACCTCCCCATGGACTGTTCTTGCCGG ATCTCCAAGCATTtcgcaaaggag TATACCAAACCTCGTCCTCTACATCCTGATCCCATCCGTCCTGCTGGTTCTCCTTTTGATTTTGTTCATTGCTGTAAAGTTTAGAAGAGCATCACAGAGGAGGAGCAAAGGTAAAAATTCTCTGATCAATTTTGCTAGTAAGTGTCATTTAATTCTCCAGATGGTGCAACCCAATAATTTTGCTTCCTTCCTAAGGACCCTACTTTCCCTGTCACCAAAATAA